From Amycolatopsis sp. cg9, one genomic window encodes:
- a CDS encoding OFA family MFS transporter has translation MTAATYQEITDPNGRVYRVGESDRDIMGRPRWTMVVLPWVAMMAISSSEYAFTSAEDTLSAAHGWHGAHIFWLLAVWVFFQAAVAFPAGKMRESGRLSARSAMLLGAVGTVLGYVALAYSPSVFWAYVGFGLFGGGGAGFVYATCINMVGKWYPERKGGKTGFVNGGFAYGSVPFIFIFTNYLDLGNYGSILPAVGLFLAAAVAVSGLFFRDPPKNWWPAQVDPLKVSDDPRVRRSLAKNPPAVKQFTPREALKTGMLPLMWICLLCTAGVNIFGISAQVPFGKEMGFAGGIVALAMSLKAVINGAGRGVIGWISDRYGRRQTLLLVCVVLGLAQVAVYLSGSLGSMPLFLLASMVSGFGGGAIFPLFAALTADYFGENNNASNYGLVYSSKLVSGIVGAGLGKMVIDGWGYGAAFYLAAGTSLLAAGLALFLRQPGRKPGGMRDGLAETELVARPATG, from the coding sequence GGGTCGGCGAATCCGACCGGGACATCATGGGCAGACCCCGGTGGACGATGGTCGTCCTGCCCTGGGTGGCCATGATGGCCATCAGCTCCTCGGAATACGCGTTCACTTCGGCCGAGGACACGCTGTCCGCGGCGCACGGCTGGCACGGCGCGCACATCTTCTGGCTGCTGGCCGTCTGGGTGTTCTTCCAGGCGGCGGTGGCGTTCCCCGCGGGCAAGATGCGGGAAAGCGGCAGGCTGTCCGCCCGCTCGGCGATGCTGCTCGGCGCCGTGGGCACCGTGCTCGGCTACGTGGCGCTGGCCTACTCGCCCAGCGTCTTCTGGGCCTACGTGGGCTTCGGCCTGTTCGGCGGCGGTGGCGCCGGGTTCGTCTACGCGACCTGCATCAACATGGTCGGCAAGTGGTACCCGGAGCGGAAGGGCGGGAAGACGGGCTTCGTCAACGGCGGGTTCGCCTACGGCTCCGTCCCGTTCATCTTCATCTTCACGAACTACCTCGACCTGGGCAACTACGGCAGCATCCTGCCCGCGGTCGGGCTGTTCCTCGCCGCCGCCGTGGCGGTCAGCGGGCTGTTCTTCCGCGACCCGCCGAAGAACTGGTGGCCGGCGCAGGTCGACCCGCTGAAGGTGTCGGACGACCCGCGCGTGCGCCGGTCGCTGGCGAAGAACCCGCCCGCGGTCAAGCAGTTCACGCCGCGGGAGGCGCTCAAGACCGGCATGCTGCCGCTGATGTGGATCTGCCTGCTGTGCACGGCGGGCGTGAACATCTTCGGCATCTCCGCGCAGGTGCCGTTCGGCAAGGAAATGGGCTTCGCGGGCGGCATCGTCGCGCTCGCGATGAGCCTGAAAGCGGTCATCAACGGCGCCGGGCGCGGGGTGATCGGCTGGATCTCCGACCGGTACGGGCGGCGGCAGACACTGCTGCTGGTCTGCGTGGTGCTGGGGCTGGCCCAGGTCGCGGTGTACCTGTCCGGGTCGCTCGGCAGCATGCCGCTGTTCCTGCTGGCGTCGATGGTTTCCGGGTTCGGCGGCGGGGCGATCTTCCCGCTGTTCGCCGCGCTGACCGCCGACTACTTCGGGGAAAACAACAACGCCAGCAACTATGGCCTCGTCTACAGCTCGAAACTCGTTTCGGGGATCGTCGGCGCGGGCCTCGGGAAGATGGTCATCGACGGGTGGGGCTACGGCGCGGCCTTCTACCTGGCGGCCGGGACGAGCCTGCTAGCGGCGGGGCTCGCGTTGTTCTTGCGCCAGCCCGGCCGGAAACCCGGCGGGATGCGCGACGGGCTCGCCGAAACCGAGCTCGTGGCCCGGCCCGCCACCGGCTGA
- a CDS encoding OFA family MFS transporter → MTAARYQEIVDENGRVYRIGETPHDIMGRSRSWMVWLPWIAMMAVSVFEYGWGAVEGTLEEKYGWTLSDAFWLASVWAVFQAAVAFPAGRLREKNIVSAKTAMLAGAVCSGIGYFTISHSGNLALAFAGYSVLGGIGAGLVYATCINMVGKWYPEKRGARTGFVNGGFAYGAVPFIYVFAAFLTPANYSVILDVMGVYMLVAVGICGFLFKDPPKSWWPKDVDPLNWVRDRRAKSGGLAKNPPAVKQFSPGEAVRTGMLPLMWVCLVIIGGVSLFGINFQVPFAKVSHFGAFVAASSAGVLAIVNGTGRAVVGWASDKLGRRQTLTLVLVIAAGAQFGVLYAGNTHNLFLFMVFAFLTGFGSGAFYPLFAALVPDYFGENNNASNYGLVYSAKLVGGVGGGGLAAGVISVWGYTGAYVLAGCIALLSAVLTLFLRQPGRKRHQLAETELVARPSASAGG, encoded by the coding sequence ATGACTGCAGCTCGATACCAGGAGATCGTCGACGAGAACGGACGGGTGTACCGGATTGGCGAGACCCCGCACGACATCATGGGTCGCTCGCGCAGCTGGATGGTCTGGCTGCCCTGGATCGCCATGATGGCGGTCAGCGTGTTCGAGTACGGCTGGGGCGCCGTCGAAGGCACCCTGGAGGAGAAGTACGGCTGGACGCTGTCGGACGCGTTCTGGCTGGCTAGCGTCTGGGCCGTGTTCCAGGCCGCGGTCGCGTTCCCGGCCGGGCGGCTGCGGGAGAAGAACATCGTGTCGGCGAAGACGGCCATGCTCGCCGGCGCGGTGTGCAGCGGCATCGGCTACTTCACCATTTCCCACAGCGGCAACCTCGCGCTGGCGTTCGCCGGCTACTCGGTGCTCGGCGGGATCGGCGCCGGGCTGGTGTACGCGACCTGCATCAACATGGTCGGCAAGTGGTACCCCGAGAAGCGGGGGGCGCGGACCGGTTTCGTCAACGGCGGGTTCGCCTACGGCGCGGTCCCGTTCATCTACGTGTTCGCCGCGTTCCTCACCCCGGCCAACTACTCGGTGATCCTCGACGTCATGGGCGTCTACATGCTCGTGGCCGTCGGGATCTGCGGGTTCTTGTTCAAGGACCCGCCGAAGAGCTGGTGGCCGAAGGACGTCGACCCGCTGAACTGGGTCCGCGACCGGCGGGCCAAGAGCGGCGGCCTGGCGAAGAACCCGCCCGCGGTGAAGCAGTTCTCGCCGGGGGAGGCCGTCCGGACCGGGATGCTGCCGCTGATGTGGGTGTGCCTGGTGATCATCGGCGGCGTTTCGCTCTTCGGCATCAACTTCCAGGTGCCGTTCGCGAAGGTGAGCCACTTCGGCGCGTTCGTCGCGGCTTCGTCGGCCGGGGTGCTGGCGATCGTGAACGGCACCGGCCGCGCGGTCGTCGGCTGGGCGTCGGACAAGCTCGGGCGGCGGCAGACGCTCACCCTGGTGCTGGTGATCGCGGCCGGCGCGCAGTTCGGCGTGCTCTACGCCGGGAACACGCACAACCTGTTCCTGTTCATGGTGTTCGCGTTCCTGACCGGCTTCGGCAGCGGCGCGTTCTACCCGTTGTTCGCCGCGCTGGTGCCGGACTACTTCGGCGAGAACAACAACGCGTCGAACTACGGCCTGGTCTACAGCGCGAAACTGGTCGGTGGCGTCGGCGGCGGCGGGCTCGCCGCGGGGGTCATCAGCGTGTGGGGCTACACCGGCGCGTACGTCCTCGCCGGGTGCATCGCGCTCCTTTCGGCGGTGCTGACGCTGTTCCTGCGCCAGCCCGGCCGGAAGCGCCACCAGCTCGCCGAAACCGAGCTGGTGGCGCGACCGTCGGCCTCGGCCGGCGGTTAG
- a CDS encoding GntR family transcriptional regulator: MSQPASPLQDRGPSGRRTAKGALGSTPAKRVERPAPLRQVVYEALAELIINRTLEPGQHLVEADLAEYLGVSRQPVREALQRLQSEGWVDLRPAQGAFVHLPTDEEADQLLSVRSVLETHSAKLAAANATPQDIRQLWDLQQVGVQALHAEDTEGLVAANAALHAFITKLSGNAVLAELIGLVDRRVRWYYTPIARPRGRDAWNEHDELIHAISDGDTEAAEQIMAKHTERTRQAYHERPEAPRS; the protein is encoded by the coding sequence AGACCGCGGCCCGTCCGGGCGCCGCACGGCCAAGGGCGCGCTCGGCTCGACCCCCGCCAAGCGCGTCGAGCGACCGGCGCCGCTGCGGCAGGTCGTCTACGAGGCCCTCGCCGAGCTGATCATCAACCGCACGCTCGAACCCGGGCAGCACCTCGTCGAAGCCGACCTCGCCGAATACCTCGGCGTCAGCAGGCAGCCGGTCCGGGAAGCCCTGCAGCGGCTGCAGAGCGAAGGCTGGGTCGACCTCCGGCCCGCCCAGGGCGCGTTCGTCCACCTCCCGACCGACGAGGAGGCCGACCAGCTGCTCAGCGTCCGCAGCGTGCTGGAAACGCACTCCGCGAAGCTCGCCGCCGCCAACGCGACCCCGCAGGACATCCGGCAGCTGTGGGACCTGCAGCAGGTGGGCGTCCAGGCCCTGCACGCCGAAGACACCGAAGGCCTGGTCGCGGCCAACGCCGCCCTCCACGCGTTCATCACGAAGCTGTCGGGGAACGCGGTGCTCGCCGAGCTGATCGGCCTGGTCGACCGCCGGGTCCGCTGGTACTACACGCCGATCGCCCGGCCCCGGGGACGAGACGCGTGGAACGAGCACGACGAGCTGATCCACGCCATCTCCGACGGCGACACCGAAGCGGCGGAACAGATCATGGCCAAGCACACCGAACGGACCCGCCAGGCCTACCACGAACGTCCGGAGGCGCCCCGATCCTGA